In Paenibacillus sp. BIC5C1, a genomic segment contains:
- a CDS encoding purine-nucleoside phosphorylase, translating to MHQSAHIQEARDYILNRINNKPVVGMILGSGLGALADEIENATVIPYTDIPYFAQSEAIGHANELVIGELMGKTVVAMKGRLHYYEGFTLDEVTFPVRIMKALGVEQLIITNACGAINTSFEPGQLMLITDHINLVGNNPLMGPNNAELGVRFPDVSQVYNRELRSIALKVAEEQNVGLQQGVYAWWSGPAYETPAEIRMIRTMGADAVGMSTVPEAIVAIHGGMKVLGISCLTNMACGILDQPLSHDEVIEVAAKVKTTFIGLVKGILKEM from the coding sequence ATGCATCAATCTGCACATATTCAGGAAGCCAGAGATTACATATTAAACCGTATTAATAACAAGCCTGTCGTGGGCATGATTCTGGGATCAGGGCTGGGAGCGCTCGCGGACGAGATCGAGAATGCTACCGTCATTCCATATACGGACATTCCTTATTTTGCTCAATCCGAGGCTATTGGTCATGCCAATGAATTGGTCATTGGAGAATTGATGGGCAAGACTGTCGTAGCGATGAAAGGACGCCTTCATTATTATGAAGGTTTCACGCTGGATGAAGTAACGTTCCCGGTTCGGATTATGAAAGCACTGGGTGTCGAGCAGTTGATTATCACCAATGCTTGTGGAGCGATCAATACCAGCTTCGAACCTGGACAGCTTATGTTGATTACCGATCATATTAATCTGGTAGGCAATAATCCGCTGATGGGTCCGAATAATGCCGAACTGGGTGTGCGTTTCCCGGACGTGTCACAGGTATATAATCGCGAACTCCGCAGTATCGCCCTGAAGGTAGCGGAGGAGCAGAATGTCGGTTTGCAGCAAGGGGTATATGCATGGTGGAGTGGTCCGGCGTATGAGACTCCAGCAGAGATTCGCATGATTCGTACGATGGGCGCGGATGCTGTGGGGATGTCGACGGTACCTGAAGCGATTGTAGCCATCCATGGTGGGATGAAAGTACTGGGAATTTCCTGTCTGACCAATATGGCCTGCGGCATTCTGGACCAACCGTTAAGTCATGATGAAGTGATTGAAGTCGCGGCAAAAGTGAAAACAACCTTTATTGGACTGGTTAAAGGTATTTTGAAAGAGATGTAA
- a CDS encoding immunity protein TriTu family protein yields the protein MIRNQFNQWAQCQAERLQTLGISTEQAKQGNIDERLIPDQSTGFIHESEYAIGQVTVWASKQMEYEVVNIETEELLLWKYVENIEDDEPEFDWILRQYFEVLQSGLKP from the coding sequence ATGATCCGAAACCAATTTAATCAATGGGCCCAGTGTCAGGCGGAACGGTTGCAAACGTTGGGTATCTCGACGGAGCAGGCCAAACAGGGGAACATCGATGAACGACTTATCCCTGATCAGTCAACCGGATTCATTCATGAGTCCGAGTATGCCATCGGTCAGGTGACTGTCTGGGCATCAAAACAAATGGAATATGAGGTTGTGAACATCGAGACGGAAGAACTGCTTTTATGGAAGTATGTTGAAAACATAGAGGATGACGAACCTGAATTTGATTGGATTTTGAGACAATATTTCGAGGTGTTACAGTCCGGGCTCAAACCTTAA
- a CDS encoding serine hydrolase domain-containing protein, whose amino-acid sequence MKFNPEFVEEVIHRTLAEKRIVGSVVQIAWKGEVVYNSADGLADREQNRHMQEDALFRYASVTKPIVSTAAMVLISQGKLKLDDPVMKWLPEFRPKQPNGEVASMTVHHLMTHTAGLTYRFFQENGGTYEVAGVSDGMDIAGITLEENLQRIASAPLLYEPGKMWRYSIATDVLGAVIEKVTGLTLREALELLVTHPLGMKNTDFVAVDSKRMTAAYADSSNSSGQPRRLRDEDHVPFIEGAAGFQLAPERYLEPSAYLSGGAGMIGSAGDFLSLLETLRQGGGSLLPKALVNEMTTNQIGDLDMPYWPGRGFGLGFTVLKDPAEAGTPESAGTWRMGGTYGHSWFVDPTEELSVVAFTNTALEGMSGRFTTELCEAVYEGIERKR is encoded by the coding sequence ATGAAGTTTAATCCTGAATTTGTAGAAGAAGTGATTCACCGTACGTTGGCAGAAAAAAGAATTGTGGGTTCCGTTGTTCAGATTGCGTGGAAAGGGGAAGTGGTCTATAACAGCGCGGATGGCCTCGCCGATCGAGAACAGAACAGACACATGCAAGAAGATGCGTTGTTCAGGTATGCTTCTGTAACCAAGCCAATTGTATCCACCGCCGCCATGGTATTGATATCCCAGGGTAAATTAAAGCTGGATGACCCGGTTATGAAATGGTTGCCAGAATTCCGTCCCAAACAGCCAAATGGGGAAGTTGCCTCCATGACGGTTCATCATCTGATGACACATACGGCGGGTTTAACGTATCGTTTTTTTCAGGAGAACGGGGGAACGTACGAAGTTGCCGGAGTATCGGATGGAATGGATATCGCTGGCATTACGCTGGAAGAGAATTTGCAAAGGATTGCTTCTGCTCCACTGCTGTATGAGCCCGGGAAGATGTGGAGATATTCGATTGCAACAGATGTACTAGGTGCGGTTATTGAGAAAGTGACTGGGTTGACACTGCGAGAGGCATTAGAACTGCTCGTGACTCATCCACTGGGCATGAAGAATACGGATTTTGTCGCTGTGGATTCGAAGAGAATGACAGCTGCATATGCGGACAGTTCCAACAGTTCGGGGCAACCTCGTCGCTTGCGGGATGAGGACCATGTACCGTTTATTGAAGGTGCGGCGGGCTTCCAACTCGCACCCGAAAGATACCTTGAACCATCGGCCTATCTTTCGGGTGGTGCGGGCATGATAGGAAGTGCAGGAGACTTCCTATCATTGCTTGAAACGCTGCGTCAAGGTGGAGGTTCGCTTCTTCCTAAAGCGCTTGTCAACGAAATGACGACTAATCAGATTGGAGATTTGGACATGCCTTATTGGCCAGGCAGAGGATTTGGCTTGGGATTCACGGTGCTGAAAGATCCGGCAGAAGCAGGTACACCTGAGTCTGCTGGAACGTGGCGCATGGGTGGAACCTATGGTCACTCGTGGTTTGTTGATCCAACAGAAGAACTGAGCGTTGTTGCGTTCACCAATACAGCTTTGGAGGGCATGTCGGGCAGATTCACAACGGAACTTTGCGAGGCTGTCTATGAGGGAATAGAGCGAAAGAGATAA
- a CDS encoding Lrp/AsnC family transcriptional regulator, with protein MDQIDTNILFHLQNQARLSMTELGKLVGLSQPAVTERVKRLEESGVIEEYRTIISPQKIGRSSTSYLLFRTRDCHAFLDFCRSSPEVIECHRVSGEHNYLLKIMTDSIAGLEAFGDRCDQYGTYTTLIAMSSPIATKNLIEGTNPV; from the coding sequence ATGGACCAAATCGATACGAATATCCTCTTTCATTTGCAAAACCAGGCAAGGCTATCCATGACTGAACTGGGTAAGCTGGTCGGTTTATCTCAACCCGCCGTAACGGAACGCGTGAAACGATTGGAAGAAAGTGGCGTAATCGAAGAATACCGCACCATCATTTCCCCGCAGAAAATAGGGAGGTCGAGTACCTCCTATCTTCTTTTTCGCACACGGGATTGCCATGCCTTTCTTGATTTCTGCCGTTCGTCACCCGAAGTGATCGAATGTCATCGCGTGAGCGGAGAGCATAATTACCTGTTGAAGATCATGACGGATTCGATTGCTGGTCTTGAAGCATTTGGAGACCGATGCGATCAATACGGCACTTACACCACCCTCATCGCGATGTCTTCACCTATTGCAACCAAAAATCTCATCGAAGGAACGAATCCGGTGTAA
- a CDS encoding MFS transporter gives MAGFICILTESLPAGLLPQIAQDLKIGEGLAGQLVTLYAVGSLLAAIPLTTATRGWRRRPLLLLCIFGFLIFNTITAVSSVYGLTLAARFMAGVSAGVLWGMTAGYARRMVSDSLKGKAMAVAMVGTPLALALGVPLGTFLGNYAGWRLIFGTVSLLTVVLVLWVLWKVPDYEGEPARQQLALHRIFVIPGVRPILFVVLTWVLAHNILYTYISPYLGETMLSERVDLVLMIFGVTSVIGIWIIGLLIDRYMRLLILVSLVLFALASLVMGIFIHQPMMIILGVVAWGLTFGGAATLLQTAIAQAGGRSADVAQSMLVTAWNLGIGGGGIIGAILLDQTGARFLPISLILLIVMALLVAWFTSKQGFPRQVKDR, from the coding sequence ATGGCTGGATTTATATGCATTCTTACAGAAAGCCTGCCAGCGGGGCTGCTGCCGCAAATAGCGCAAGATCTGAAGATCGGTGAAGGTTTGGCTGGACAGCTCGTCACTTTGTATGCGGTGGGGTCTCTTCTGGCGGCAATTCCCCTAACGACAGCAACTCGTGGATGGAGGCGCAGGCCGTTGCTTCTATTATGCATCTTCGGTTTTCTGATTTTTAACACGATTACGGCCGTATCCTCGGTATATGGTTTGACCCTTGCTGCGCGCTTCATGGCGGGCGTGTCTGCTGGAGTGTTGTGGGGGATGACGGCAGGTTACGCACGCCGGATGGTTTCAGACTCGCTAAAGGGAAAAGCGATGGCTGTCGCCATGGTGGGCACACCGCTCGCGCTTGCATTGGGCGTTCCCTTGGGAACCTTTTTGGGCAATTACGCCGGATGGCGTCTTATTTTTGGAACAGTCTCATTATTGACGGTAGTGCTTGTATTGTGGGTGCTCTGGAAAGTACCTGACTATGAGGGGGAGCCTGCACGTCAGCAGCTTGCGCTTCATCGGATCTTTGTTATACCGGGGGTTCGTCCCATATTGTTTGTTGTTCTGACCTGGGTATTGGCCCATAACATTCTGTACACGTATATCTCACCTTATCTGGGCGAGACGATGCTGTCCGAACGGGTGGACCTGGTTCTGATGATCTTTGGAGTGACTTCGGTAATCGGTATATGGATTATTGGGCTGTTGATTGACCGTTACATGAGATTATTGATTCTGGTTAGCCTTGTTCTATTTGCGCTGGCCTCGCTGGTGATGGGGATCTTTATCCATCAACCGATGATGATCATTCTGGGAGTAGTGGCCTGGGGGCTTACATTTGGCGGAGCGGCTACGTTATTACAGACTGCAATTGCGCAGGCCGGAGGCAGAAGTGCCGATGTTGCCCAATCCATGCTGGTGACAGCATGGAACCTGGGGATCGGAGGGGGAGGGATCATCGGAGCCATTCTGCTGGACCAGACAGGTGCTCGTTTCCTGCCGATTTCCCTGATCCTGTTGATCGTTATGGCTTTGCTCGTCGCCTGGTTCACCAGTAAACAGGGTTTCCCAAGACAGGTTAAGGACCGATGA
- a CDS encoding helix-turn-helix domain-containing protein, translated as MYNLTSIEHHTRLPSNGNPFTHTEGQLLLLLEDGGICLTVNRQHRDLKAGHFIFLQDGKQLQIRQTSADPLRIIALEIEGQISNREDFEEALNLPPLFEHNRVGILQSHERELIKELHILWQKQNHWQRIRIQGQFLQWVADVGERLEATSDYDSASLVLDALRYMEQNYQTPITRQQLAERAGFSEGYYSRFFKKNVGKSPQEYLTDIRMHHAKRLLTRQQSSIQDVAAQVGYNNPLYFSRIFKKTVGLSPTVYIHSNPRQIRVAAMNNQYTGHLLALGLEPCAATGSSFKAKTSLLDHTLFMNAYEGEAPDSTTLLRAEPDLILTSEYTDDTHVQQLDRIAPTRTIAFQSQDWRSQFLEIAEATGRNQQAYSWLDEYDERSLQAATHLRQQIGSASIVSLLVRSQDCFVAGYRHMGAVLYQDLQLSTPSLIHEQQSHYIAEDWKMDDLDADYIMLVFHPSVSDSERQRWLNSPWWKAREAVKRGRVYLDQMNYVLGSYNAFSHDLLLREIPERLRSLSCM; from the coding sequence ATGTACAATCTTACATCTATTGAGCACCACACCAGGCTGCCCTCTAATGGCAACCCGTTCACACATACAGAAGGACAACTGTTACTGCTGCTGGAGGATGGAGGGATCTGTCTGACCGTGAATCGTCAGCATCGCGATCTCAAGGCAGGGCATTTTATTTTTCTCCAGGATGGCAAACAACTGCAGATTAGACAGACTTCCGCAGATCCTTTACGCATCATCGCGTTGGAGATCGAGGGCCAGATCTCGAACAGAGAGGATTTCGAAGAGGCTCTTAATCTTCCTCCCCTTTTTGAGCATAACCGTGTTGGTATCCTTCAATCACATGAACGCGAGTTAATCAAAGAACTGCATATACTCTGGCAGAAACAAAATCATTGGCAGCGGATTCGTATCCAAGGACAATTTCTGCAATGGGTCGCCGATGTCGGAGAACGGCTTGAAGCCACCTCCGATTATGACTCGGCCAGTCTTGTACTGGACGCGCTGCGTTACATGGAGCAAAACTATCAGACGCCGATTACACGTCAACAGCTTGCCGAACGGGCGGGTTTCTCCGAGGGCTACTATTCCCGTTTTTTCAAGAAAAACGTGGGCAAAAGTCCGCAGGAATATCTGACCGACATTCGAATGCATCACGCCAAAAGGCTGCTCACCAGGCAACAAAGCTCCATACAGGATGTAGCCGCCCAAGTGGGTTACAACAACCCTTTATACTTCAGTCGCATATTCAAAAAAACCGTGGGCCTCTCGCCTACCGTCTATATTCATTCGAATCCACGTCAGATCAGGGTGGCCGCCATGAATAATCAATATACAGGGCATCTGCTGGCACTGGGACTGGAGCCTTGCGCCGCAACGGGATCTTCTTTCAAAGCCAAGACCTCTTTGCTGGATCATACGCTTTTCATGAATGCCTATGAAGGTGAAGCCCCCGATTCAACTACACTACTCCGGGCTGAACCGGATCTGATTTTGACCAGTGAATATACAGACGATACACATGTTCAGCAACTAGACAGGATTGCACCTACACGGACGATTGCTTTTCAATCCCAGGACTGGCGCAGTCAGTTCCTTGAAATTGCTGAGGCTACCGGACGAAATCAACAAGCTTACAGCTGGCTGGATGAATATGATGAGAGATCCCTTCAGGCTGCAACACATCTTCGTCAGCAGATCGGCTCTGCTTCAATCGTGTCGTTACTTGTACGAAGTCAGGATTGTTTTGTTGCTGGTTACCGCCATATGGGTGCGGTCCTGTATCAGGATCTGCAATTGTCCACCCCATCCCTGATCCATGAACAGCAGAGCCATTATATTGCTGAGGATTGGAAGATGGATGATCTGGACGCCGATTACATCATGTTGGTGTTCCACCCTTCAGTCAGTGATTCAGAGCGGCAGAGATGGTTAAACTCACCGTGGTGGAAAGCGCGGGAAGCGGTGAAGCGGGGACGGGTTTATTTGGATCAGATGAATTATGTACTCGGCAGCTATAATGCCTTCTCGCATGATCTGTTATTACGGGAAATTCCCGAGCGCCTTCGGTCACTATCGTGCATGTGA
- a CDS encoding ABC transporter substrate-binding protein, which yields MNTDRRNKRGFKPNLKAGIMLILLIILIAGCAKAEQTSTGESTSAASDSTENTNGTTSSDSEATSTETRTVEGIKGPVDIPAEPKRIAGLTYAYADHLVALGMKPYAMVTQVGQEMPAYLKDKLEGVVPLGSVNEFNKEALLDTEPDLILSNEVLVDEYDAISAIGPVYMSSYFSNSLEWFKDTAKVLGKEKEADEIVDELYQKAKELGTKVAASNAVDDTILIFRLTDKQIQVFAPSDKSSDAFYSPNLLYDIAGLHAPDLAKAGIVMNEVIENVSLELLPELNPDRIFMIISGSEADNEQALTKLRDNAVWKGLKAVKSNQVYLVDNTVWVAGFGPIAYGQVLDEVEQALLGN from the coding sequence ATGAATACAGATAGAAGAAACAAACGAGGATTTAAACCCAATTTGAAGGCAGGCATCATGCTCATACTGCTGATTATTCTAATTGCCGGTTGCGCCAAAGCCGAACAGACTTCTACGGGAGAATCCACTTCCGCAGCCAGTGATTCAACAGAGAACACCAACGGTACCACATCGTCTGATAGTGAGGCAACCAGTACGGAGACACGTACCGTTGAGGGTATTAAGGGTCCTGTGGATATTCCTGCTGAACCCAAGCGTATCGCTGGCTTGACCTATGCGTATGCCGATCACCTCGTGGCATTGGGCATGAAACCATACGCCATGGTGACCCAAGTCGGTCAGGAGATGCCTGCCTATCTGAAGGACAAGCTCGAAGGCGTCGTACCGCTCGGTTCCGTCAATGAATTCAACAAGGAAGCACTTCTGGACACAGAGCCGGATCTCATTCTGTCCAATGAAGTACTTGTTGATGAATACGACGCGATCAGCGCAATTGGACCCGTCTATATGAGCAGCTACTTCAGCAATTCGCTTGAATGGTTCAAGGACACAGCCAAAGTATTGGGCAAAGAAAAAGAGGCAGACGAAATCGTGGATGAATTGTATCAAAAAGCCAAGGAACTTGGTACCAAGGTTGCTGCCAGCAATGCCGTGGATGACACCATTCTGATTTTTCGTTTGACCGATAAGCAGATTCAGGTATTTGCCCCAAGTGACAAATCTTCCGACGCCTTCTATTCTCCGAACCTGCTGTACGATATAGCCGGACTCCATGCACCTGATCTTGCCAAAGCAGGCATCGTCATGAATGAAGTTATTGAGAATGTGTCGCTCGAGTTGTTGCCTGAATTGAATCCGGATCGTATTTTCATGATCATCTCCGGTAGTGAAGCAGATAACGAACAAGCGCTCACGAAGCTGCGTGACAATGCAGTCTGGAAAGGCCTGAAGGCTGTGAAGAGCAACCAGGTTTACCTGGTGGACAACACGGTCTGGGTAGCTGGATTTGGACCGATTGCCTATGGTCAGGTTCTGGATGAAGTAGAACAAGCTTTGCTTGGAAACTGA
- a CDS encoding aminoglycoside phosphotransferase family protein, producing the protein MRLTLESIRWVELSEEIRCLLEKPYKILPLSPGLEAEVVKIECADHSYVLKIWNKDSKPNIRNQYELLSRLCESGIQVSKPYGWGMDVDSNQVLLTSYDGEPIAKLIKTKLEQLAQMLIQVHGYDINGMSNEDANFIPQYDFVGYFFPSIELHEDMHQILTNLLQRTEFRHDYLIHGDYNLGNILESDDQYAIIDWTNGQRGDPRYDIAWSIFLMTIYTGERNGKMYSALFKSLSEYTPDDAEIFEAMACLRWILLKRVSNVPMGPGVMQRVKKIIGSNSYLNDELL; encoded by the coding sequence ATGAGGTTAACTCTGGAAAGTATCCGCTGGGTCGAGTTGAGCGAAGAAATTCGCTGCCTTCTTGAGAAACCATACAAGATTCTTCCCCTGTCACCAGGCTTGGAAGCAGAAGTTGTTAAGATAGAATGCGCAGATCACTCGTATGTGTTAAAGATATGGAACAAGGATTCCAAACCCAATATTCGCAACCAGTATGAACTATTATCCAGACTATGCGAGAGTGGAATACAAGTCTCCAAACCGTACGGTTGGGGCATGGATGTGGATTCTAATCAAGTTCTGTTAACGAGTTATGACGGGGAGCCTATAGCCAAGTTAATCAAAACAAAGCTGGAGCAATTGGCCCAAATGTTAATTCAAGTGCATGGTTATGATATAAATGGTATGAGTAACGAGGATGCAAATTTCATACCGCAATATGATTTCGTGGGATATTTTTTCCCCTCCATTGAACTGCATGAGGATATGCATCAGATCCTGACGAACCTTCTTCAACGGACTGAGTTTAGGCATGATTATTTGATCCATGGTGATTATAACCTGGGAAATATTCTGGAGTCAGATGATCAATATGCGATTATCGATTGGACGAATGGTCAGCGTGGTGATCCCAGATACGATATAGCGTGGTCCATTTTTCTGATGACGATCTATACGGGGGAACGAAACGGTAAGATGTACAGTGCTCTATTCAAGAGTCTATCGGAATACACACCAGACGATGCGGAGATTTTTGAAGCTATGGCTTGTTTGCGCTGGATCCTATTAAAGCGTGTGTCTAATGTTCCTATGGGGCCGGGTGTAATGCAGCGGGTTAAAAAGATTATTGGCAGTAATTCATATTTAAATGATGAACTGCTGTAG
- a CDS encoding DinB family protein: MESFFRYNWIVREQWFEWCEDVPLEELLRPRTGGVGNILQTFFHIIDVEWSWLQLLQGKPDGMENFDNYKTLEAVRQFDRKLRPDVEAFVLSWDPSMEKRPCIDPELDSTVAKESWGEVMRHVIHHTGQLSVWSRELDKKPVSANFIGKGLITPDN; this comes from the coding sequence GTGGAATCTTTCTTTCGTTATAACTGGATCGTGCGTGAGCAATGGTTTGAGTGGTGTGAGGATGTACCGTTGGAAGAGCTGCTTCGGCCTCGAACAGGCGGGGTAGGCAATATATTGCAAACGTTTTTTCATATCATTGATGTAGAGTGGAGCTGGCTTCAATTATTGCAGGGCAAACCGGATGGTATGGAGAATTTTGATAATTATAAAACACTGGAGGCCGTACGACAATTCGATCGCAAGCTGCGACCTGATGTGGAGGCATTTGTTCTATCCTGGGATCCCAGCATGGAAAAGAGACCATGCATAGATCCCGAATTGGATAGCACCGTCGCCAAGGAATCGTGGGGAGAAGTGATGCGTCACGTGATTCACCATACGGGGCAATTATCGGTGTGGTCCAGAGAACTGGACAAGAAGCCTGTATCTGCCAATTTCATTGGTAAGGGACTTATTACACCTGATAACTAG
- a CDS encoding GNAT family N-acetyltransferase — MKQIPTEWNSERLFISDLKESEIFDIQSIVDTSKYVLEWDGRDHEPDYVRTCFEEGNLPPGGRLQNYRIQTIRTILQNQNIGVLSLYHGYPKEDSVYLEFLYIHSETQKQGYGQEMVHALTRLFFELGYKEIRINVALKNWPALRFWTKSGFDQISGIYGDREHSDKTFANMELIKTLKTHDIEKENG; from the coding sequence ATGAAACAGATTCCAACAGAATGGAATTCAGAACGACTTTTCATTTCCGATTTGAAAGAATCTGAGATTTTCGATATCCAATCCATTGTTGATACGAGTAAATACGTGCTGGAATGGGACGGACGAGATCATGAGCCGGATTATGTGAGAACGTGCTTTGAAGAAGGCAATCTTCCTCCTGGGGGAAGGCTGCAGAACTACCGAATTCAGACCATTCGTACGATTCTGCAAAACCAAAATATAGGTGTATTGAGCCTATACCATGGCTACCCCAAGGAGGATTCGGTTTATCTCGAATTTTTGTATATTCATAGTGAGACCCAAAAACAAGGTTATGGACAAGAAATGGTGCATGCGTTGACCCGATTATTTTTCGAGCTTGGTTATAAGGAAATCAGAATCAACGTGGCACTCAAAAATTGGCCTGCACTACGATTTTGGACCAAGTCGGGATTTGATCAGATTAGCGGGATTTACGGAGACCGTGAACATTCGGATAAGACTTTTGCCAATATGGAACTGATCAAAACACTTAAAACGCATGATATAGAAAAGGAGAATGGCTAA
- a CDS encoding cysteine hydrolase family protein yields MPTHCALLVIDVQVAMFDESDPVYQGDVLLQKIQHVIAKVREKGHSVIYIQHSEGAGSPLERGTAGWAIHPSIAPITGDLVIEKQTPDSFHETDLNLKLQENGVTDLILTGMQTEICVDTTCRRASSLGYALTLVRDAHSTWNSNILQAEQIIEHHNSVLSMFANVVDTENVMNG; encoded by the coding sequence ATGCCAACTCATTGTGCACTTCTTGTAATCGATGTTCAGGTAGCCATGTTCGATGAATCAGATCCCGTATATCAGGGGGACGTATTGCTTCAGAAAATACAACACGTCATTGCCAAGGTTCGGGAAAAAGGTCACTCCGTTATCTACATTCAGCATAGTGAAGGAGCAGGCAGTCCCCTTGAGCGTGGAACGGCAGGTTGGGCGATTCATCCGTCCATTGCGCCGATCACTGGTGATCTTGTTATTGAAAAGCAAACCCCTGATTCGTTTCACGAAACAGATCTGAATCTGAAATTGCAAGAAAACGGAGTGACGGATCTTATTCTGACTGGCATGCAGACGGAAATATGCGTGGATACGACTTGTCGCAGAGCAAGTAGCCTTGGCTATGCACTAACCTTGGTTCGTGATGCTCACAGCACATGGAATTCCAACATTCTTCAAGCTGAGCAGATTATAGAACATCACAATTCGGTACTGAGCATGTTTGCGAATGTGGTGGATACCGAAAATGTAATGAATGGATGA
- a CDS encoding GrpB family protein, with product MEDQWRIAMYDPAWRHMFLETGMRLREALGETAVRIDHVGSTSIVGMDAKPIIDIQISVSNHEQLPNYKQEIEAAGFVFREENPDKTKRYFREVPGSRRSHVHVRQAGSFSEQMNLLFRDYLREHPEDRLKYAKEKHRLMALYKDQRPKYVEGKGPMVWSILEKAHIWSQEIGWQPGESDA from the coding sequence ATGGAAGATCAATGGAGAATTGCAATGTATGATCCTGCTTGGAGGCATATGTTTCTCGAAACCGGGATGAGATTAAGAGAGGCGTTGGGAGAGACGGCTGTGCGGATTGACCATGTCGGATCAACTTCCATCGTCGGAATGGATGCCAAACCGATCATAGATATACAAATTTCCGTATCCAATCACGAACAATTGCCTAACTACAAACAAGAAATCGAAGCGGCCGGCTTCGTATTTAGAGAAGAAAATCCCGATAAAACCAAGCGATATTTTCGTGAAGTGCCCGGAAGCAGGAGATCGCATGTACATGTAAGACAAGCAGGGAGTTTCTCAGAGCAGATGAACTTGCTTTTTAGAGATTATTTGAGGGAACATCCAGAGGATCGATTGAAATATGCAAAAGAGAAGCACAGGCTTATGGCATTATACAAGGACCAGCGGCCAAAGTACGTGGAAGGCAAAGGGCCGATGGTGTGGAGCATTTTAGAGAAAGCTCATATATGGTCCCAAGAAATCGGGTGGCAACCGGGAGAATCTGACGCGTAG
- a CDS encoding GNAT family N-acetyltransferase, which produces MSDKTSYSLVAANQTSYAKYFATYRKNIWFRPSWASLQEMMLDASDCYWIYQDNQRVGGISLTSNELGSFFMIPPSTLTVGMVHFLKSYAIQNSGGQSKVDAYNVLAEHIDVLKSAGFEVLNTRKCMIRPTEKIENDLHTDCICIKPQLEHLPSIVQVMNESYRGGMDEGNLDTYRDDVSYYFEHNRQDELLNASSVLVDKKTNEVVGFCLISMWEDMPLVYDIAVKPCYSNQGLGRYMLFKAISHLEGFSPTIRLFVTLGNKADYLYTRLGFLSGEETSHLVYRVV; this is translated from the coding sequence ATGAGTGATAAGACTTCATATTCGTTAGTAGCAGCGAATCAAACTAGCTATGCCAAGTATTTTGCGACGTATAGAAAGAATATCTGGTTTAGACCGAGCTGGGCATCCCTTCAAGAAATGATGCTAGACGCAAGTGATTGTTATTGGATCTATCAAGATAATCAACGAGTGGGAGGGATTTCTTTGACAAGTAATGAACTTGGATCTTTCTTTATGATCCCTCCATCCACGTTGACTGTAGGTATGGTTCATTTCTTAAAGAGTTATGCCATTCAAAATTCAGGGGGTCAGTCAAAAGTAGATGCTTACAATGTTCTGGCTGAACATATTGATGTGTTGAAGTCGGCTGGTTTCGAAGTTTTAAACACAAGGAAATGTATGATTAGACCTACAGAGAAGATTGAAAATGACCTCCATACTGATTGTATTTGTATTAAACCCCAATTGGAACATTTGCCAAGCATTGTTCAAGTCATGAACGAATCATATCGTGGAGGAATGGATGAGGGAAATCTGGATACATATCGGGATGACGTGAGTTATTATTTTGAACATAACCGTCAGGATGAGCTATTGAATGCATCATCGGTTTTAGTAGATAAAAAGACGAACGAGGTTGTTGGATTTTGTTTGATTTCGATGTGGGAGGATATGCCTCTTGTGTATGATATAGCAGTTAAGCCGTGCTATAGTAATCAGGGTTTGGGAAGATATATGTTATTCAAGGCGATTTCTCATCTGGAAGGTTTCTCTCCAACCATTCGTTTGTTCGTTACATTAGGAAATAAGGCTGACTATTTATATACCAGATTAGGTTTTCTTTCAGGAGAGGAAACATCTCACTTGGTTTATAGAGTCGTGTAG